One part of the Streptomyces sp. NBC_01264 genome encodes these proteins:
- a CDS encoding IS1182 family transposase, with product MSLLPEQWPEVPEVTVRVARAVAGRGAPPLAMRVRDELGGLFADAEFAGAFGLRGRRGWSPGRLAMVTVLQMAENLTDRAAAHRVRFDLSWKYCLGLELEDVGFDASVLSEFRTRVVEHGLEERVLDLLLAALKGKGLVKAGGKQRTDSTHVLAAVRDLNRLELCGESVRAALEALSAAAPHWVAQAVDVRGWNRRYGRRIDESWRPASSKAKRDELVLDYGRDAVALLRAVHNPHSPLWLRELPAVQVLRRITVQNYLVTTGGDGREVVKRREADKEGLPPGRLRLASPYDLDARNGTKNALHWTGYKLHISEVCQRPRPGGGTPRPGRRARPDIPNVITHVATTDATVPDVKLVEPVHRALADRGLLPAEHYLDSGYASAELLAGARAAFGITLVAPLLAGTSRQDRENAGYQREAFTIDWDAEQATCPQGATSRFWSPARQHGREGIAVRFDEADCGPCPVRAACTDATRQGRQLTLRPRDLQELINTNHAAQQDADWQTTYALRAGVEGTIRQATAVTGNRRARYRGLAKTHLEHVYSAVALNLIRLDAWWNNQPLDHTRTSHLARLDLTLTA from the coding sequence ATGTCGTTGCTGCCGGAGCAGTGGCCCGAGGTCCCTGAGGTGACGGTGCGGGTCGCGCGGGCGGTGGCTGGTCGTGGGGCGCCGCCGTTGGCTATGCGGGTGCGGGATGAGCTGGGCGGGCTGTTCGCGGATGCCGAGTTCGCCGGGGCGTTCGGTCTGCGGGGCCGGCGGGGCTGGTCGCCGGGGCGGCTGGCGATGGTGACGGTGCTGCAGATGGCGGAGAACCTGACCGACCGCGCCGCCGCCCACCGGGTCCGGTTCGACCTGTCGTGGAAGTACTGCCTTGGCCTGGAGTTGGAGGACGTCGGCTTCGATGCCTCGGTGCTCTCGGAGTTCCGCACCCGGGTGGTCGAGCACGGCCTGGAGGAGCGGGTACTGGATCTGCTGCTGGCGGCATTGAAGGGCAAGGGCCTGGTCAAGGCTGGGGGTAAGCAGCGGACCGACTCCACCCACGTGCTGGCGGCGGTGCGGGACCTGAACCGCCTCGAGCTGTGCGGGGAGTCGGTGCGGGCCGCGCTGGAGGCGCTGTCCGCCGCGGCCCCGCACTGGGTGGCGCAGGCCGTGGACGTCCGTGGGTGGAACCGCCGCTACGGGCGGCGCATCGACGAGAGCTGGCGTCCCGCCAGCTCCAAAGCCAAGCGGGACGAACTCGTACTGGACTACGGCCGTGACGCGGTGGCCCTGCTGCGGGCGGTCCACAACCCTCACTCGCCCCTGTGGCTGCGCGAGCTGCCCGCGGTCCAGGTCCTGCGCCGGATCACTGTGCAGAACTACCTGGTCACCACCGGCGGCGACGGGCGGGAGGTGGTCAAGCGGCGGGAGGCGGACAAGGAGGGTCTCCCGCCCGGCAGACTGCGCCTGGCCTCGCCCTACGACCTCGACGCCCGCAACGGCACCAAGAACGCCCTACACTGGACCGGGTACAAACTGCACATCAGCGAGGTCTGCCAGCGGCCCCGGCCCGGCGGAGGGACCCCGCGGCCGGGACGCCGGGCGCGTCCGGACATCCCGAACGTGATCACACATGTCGCGACCACGGACGCGACCGTGCCCGATGTGAAGCTGGTCGAGCCCGTCCACCGGGCCCTCGCCGACCGGGGCCTGCTGCCCGCCGAGCACTACCTCGACTCCGGCTACGCAAGCGCGGAACTCCTCGCCGGGGCCCGGGCCGCCTTCGGGATCACCCTGGTCGCACCGCTCCTGGCGGGCACCTCCCGCCAGGACCGGGAGAACGCCGGTTACCAGCGCGAAGCCTTCACCATCGACTGGGACGCCGAGCAAGCCACCTGCCCCCAGGGCGCCACCAGCAGGTTCTGGAGCCCGGCCCGGCAACACGGCCGCGAAGGGATCGCGGTCCGCTTCGACGAGGCCGACTGCGGCCCCTGCCCGGTCAGAGCGGCATGCACCGACGCCACACGCCAGGGCCGCCAGCTCACCCTGCGCCCACGGGACCTGCAGGAACTGATCAACACGAACCACGCCGCCCAGCAGGACGCCGACTGGCAGACCACATACGCCCTGCGCGCCGGCGTCGAGGGCACCATCCGCCAGGCCACAGCCGTCACCGGTAACCGCAGGGCCCGCTATCGCGGCCTCGCGAAGACCCACCTCGAACACGTCTACTCCGCCGTCGCCCTCAACCTCATCCGCCTCGACGCCTGGTGGAACAACCAACCCCTCGACCACACCCGCACCAGTCACCTCGCGAGACTTGACCTCACCCTCACGGCCTGA
- a CDS encoding TetR/AcrR family transcriptional regulator, which produces MGRTSTARTRLLAATGELMRSHGYNSLGIAEICAHAEVKKGSFYHFFESKQALTVEVVDAYWQGERSCWVGELSVPAPALDRLRRLLDAMAAVQRRMKEDSGTVDGCLLGNLALELSTREPDIQARLKEIFDEQIQLVATVLTDAAAEGAIPTDRASVSTARALVAQLEGMVLFAKLKNDPAVLDDLWPHTLMLLGA; this is translated from the coding sequence ATGGGACGCACCAGCACGGCACGCACAAGGCTCCTTGCAGCCACCGGCGAACTCATGCGCAGCCACGGCTACAACAGTCTCGGCATCGCCGAGATCTGCGCCCACGCCGAGGTGAAGAAGGGCAGCTTCTACCACTTCTTCGAGTCCAAGCAGGCCCTCACCGTCGAGGTCGTCGACGCCTACTGGCAGGGCGAGCGAAGCTGCTGGGTCGGGGAGCTGTCCGTCCCCGCGCCCGCCCTCGACCGGCTGCGGCGGCTGCTCGACGCCATGGCTGCTGTCCAGCGGCGGATGAAAGAAGACTCCGGCACGGTCGACGGCTGCCTCCTGGGCAACCTCGCCCTGGAGCTAAGCACCCGGGAACCGGACATCCAGGCCCGTCTGAAGGAGATCTTCGACGAACAGATCCAACTGGTCGCCACCGTTCTCACGGACGCGGCAGCCGAGGGCGCAATCCCGACAGACCGGGCTTCGGTGTCGACCGCCCGGGCCCTCGTCGCCCAGCTGGAGGGCATGGTTCTCTTCGCCAAGCTCAAGAACGACCCCGCGGTGCTCGACGACCTCTGGCCTCACACACTGATGCTGCTCGGTGCCTGA
- a CDS encoding flavodoxin family protein has translation MAVPPITVAIAHHSGYGHTARQAAAVAEGADSVPGVNADLRDVSVLDESLWTALGAAEAIVFGSPTYMGSTSAVFQRFAEASAPVWAERGWQDKLAAGFTNSAGVNGNKDNALLSMTVFAAQHGMTWVPLGLPPGWIYSSNGSPEDLNRLGGFVGAMAQSPSDLGPEQAPGTADLRTARHLGERVARAAFRQALGREAELASAVTG, from the coding sequence ATGGCTGTACCCCCGATTACCGTCGCCATCGCCCATCACAGCGGGTACGGGCACACCGCCCGTCAGGCCGCCGCCGTCGCCGAGGGCGCGGACTCCGTGCCCGGCGTCAACGCCGATCTGCGGGACGTGTCGGTCCTCGACGAGAGCCTGTGGACCGCCCTCGGTGCGGCCGAGGCGATCGTCTTCGGTTCCCCCACCTACATGGGCTCGACCTCTGCGGTCTTCCAGCGCTTCGCTGAGGCGAGCGCGCCGGTCTGGGCCGAGCGGGGCTGGCAGGACAAGCTTGCAGCCGGCTTCACCAACTCCGCCGGGGTCAACGGCAACAAGGACAACGCCCTGCTGTCGATGACCGTGTTCGCCGCCCAGCACGGCATGACCTGGGTGCCGCTGGGTCTGCCGCCGGGCTGGATCTACTCCTCCAACGGCAGCCCTGAGGACCTCAACCGGCTCGGCGGCTTCGTCGGCGCCATGGCCCAGTCGCCCTCCGACCTCGGTCCGGAACAGGCACCCGGCACGGCCGACCTGCGCACGGCCCGGCACCTGGGAGAGCGCGTCGCACGGGCTGCGTTTCGTCAGGCCCTGGGTCGTGAGGCCGAGCTCGCCTCGGCGGTGACCGGA